One window from the genome of Helicobacteraceae bacterium encodes:
- a CDS encoding DUF4065 domain-containing protein produces MSEEPESFNFSPIAVANYFVSKGIDEGSPIGLLKVVKLVYFAHGACLAYFGKSLFSEQVEAWNYGPVIPSVYHTFKIYGKQLIGKPANELTMDKKFKFRLNTPRLSNNDLEKLNAEFDDGTVMNMLDVVWRVYGKYSGVQLVDITHKKDSPWETEFRDDAHHIPIPNDKIEKYFQKEGFRR; encoded by the coding sequence ATGAGTGAAGAACCCGAATCTTTTAACTTTTCGCCCATCGCCGTAGCGAACTATTTCGTGTCCAAGGGCATTGACGAAGGCTCGCCGATAGGCTTGCTAAAAGTGGTTAAGCTCGTCTATTTCGCGCACGGCGCGTGCCTCGCCTATTTTGGCAAATCGCTTTTTTCAGAACAGGTCGAAGCGTGGAATTACGGTCCCGTTATTCCAAGCGTTTACCATACCTTCAAAATTTATGGTAAACAGCTTATTGGCAAACCCGCTAACGAGCTGACTATGGACAAAAAGTTCAAGTTTCGGCTAAATACGCCGCGCCTGTCAAATAACGACCTAGAAAAACTAAACGCCGAGTTCGACGACGGAACTGTTATGAATATGCTTGACGTCGTGTGGCGCGTTTATGGCAAATATAGCGGCGTGCAGCTTGTAGATATAACCCACAAAAAAGATTCTCCGTGGGAGACAGAGTTCCGCGACGACGCTCATCATATTCCTATACCAAACGATAAGATCGAAAAATATTTCCAAAAAGAGGGGTTTAGGCGCTGA
- a CDS encoding DUF736 domain-containing protein encodes MRIGVIKRIEFEGGRFLQANLHLPFLYPAVFRLGKNRSDAPNSPDYLLYLLPPHPKKGEKEVSHQCGALWIKTGEKGENYMSGYVQSPLFIGGRLQLAVFKNKSDGDWLYDVCLIEPKKEGGKQ; translated from the coding sequence ATGCGAATCGGCGTAATCAAGAGAATCGAGTTTGAGGGCGGGCGCTTCTTGCAGGCTAACCTTCATCTGCCGTTTTTATATCCCGCCGTTTTCAGATTGGGCAAGAACAGGTCGGATGCTCCAAATAGCCCCGACTATCTCTTGTATCTGCTCCCTCCGCACCCGAAAAAGGGCGAAAAGGAGGTCTCTCATCAGTGCGGCGCGTTGTGGATTAAGACGGGCGAGAAGGGCGAAAACTATATGAGCGGATACGTTCAATCGCCTCTGTTTATAGGCGGCAGACTGCAACTTGCCGTATTCAAAAACAAGTCCGACGGCGATTGGCTTTACGACGTATGCCTGATCGAACCAAAAAAAGAGGGAGGCAAACAATGA
- a CDS encoding ATP-binding cassette domain-containing protein: MIEISVRKRLKSANGDIEFAFDGAIGEGEFVTIFGESGAGKTTLLRMIAGLTDPDGGSIVADGEIWFDKARRINQKPQKRRVGFVFQDYALFPNMSVRKNIEFALAKNERFNADRLLELCALVNLQHQKPSQLSGGQRQRVAFARALALKPKILLLDEPLSALDNVMRRELQNELLELQRTLRPATLLVSHDLSEVFRLSSKTFVIENGRIAKSGAPSEVFSASNISNKFRVIGDILLIEESGVVYILSVLVGGDIIKVAATQTEIENLQIGDRVLIASKAFNPLIIKIA; encoded by the coding sequence ATGATCGAGATTAGCGTCAGAAAGCGGCTTAAATCCGCGAACGGCGATATAGAGTTTGCCTTCGACGGCGCGATAGGCGAGGGCGAGTTCGTTACGATTTTCGGCGAGAGCGGCGCGGGAAAAACGACGCTTTTAAGAATGATCGCCGGACTAACCGATCCTGACGGCGGATCGATAGTCGCCGACGGGGAGATTTGGTTTGACAAGGCGCGAAGGATCAATCAAAAACCGCAAAAACGCCGCGTCGGATTCGTGTTTCAAGATTACGCGCTTTTCCCCAATATGAGCGTAAGAAAAAATATCGAATTCGCGTTGGCGAAAAACGAGCGTTTTAACGCCGATCGGTTGTTAGAGCTATGCGCTCTGGTTAATCTCCAACATCAAAAGCCCTCGCAGTTAAGCGGCGGACAGCGACAGCGCGTCGCTTTCGCCCGCGCTTTGGCGCTTAAACCCAAAATTTTACTGCTAGACGAGCCGTTAAGCGCGCTTGATAACGTTATGCGCCGCGAGTTGCAAAACGAACTTCTGGAGCTACAAAGAACGCTTCGCCCCGCCACGTTGCTAGTTAGCCACGATCTAAGCGAAGTTTTCAGACTCTCCAGCAAAACCTTCGTGATCGAAAACGGACGGATCGCAAAGAGCGGCGCGCCGTCGGAGGTGTTTTCGGCGAGCAATATCAGCAACAAATTTCGCGTAATCGGCGATATTTTGCTGATCGAGGAGTCGGGCGTGGTCTATATTTTGAGCGTCCTTGTCGGCGGCGATATAATCAAAGTCGCCGCGACGCAAACGGAGATCGAAAACCTGCAAATTGGCGATCGCGTGCTGATCGCCTCCAAAGCCTTCAATCCGCTTATAATTAAAATAGCCTAA
- the modB gene encoding molybdate ABC transporter permease subunit: MVVTFKVAFCATTVLLIVGIPLAYWLAHTKSRVRVAIETIVSMPLVLPPSVLGFYLLMAFSKKNSAIGRYLDERFDFQLVFSFEGLVLGSVIFSLPFMVHPIQSGFSSLSVSLREAAATLGAGRLKTLLFVLLPNMKSSLLVGAVLSFAHTVGEFGVVMMIGGSRPGVTKVASIAIYEEVEGLNYALAHKYAFTLFAITFAMLLCVYILNRRFARANVL; the protein is encoded by the coding sequence ATGGTCGTAACCTTCAAGGTCGCGTTTTGCGCGACGACGGTTTTGTTGATAGTCGGCATACCTCTGGCATATTGGTTGGCTCACACAAAAAGCCGCGTCCGCGTCGCGATCGAAACGATCGTAAGCATGCCGCTTGTCCTGCCGCCTAGCGTGCTTGGTTTCTATCTGCTGATGGCGTTTAGCAAGAAAAACAGCGCGATCGGCAGGTATCTTGACGAGCGGTTTGATTTTCAGTTGGTATTTAGTTTTGAGGGGTTGGTTTTGGGCAGCGTTATTTTCAGTCTGCCGTTTATGGTTCATCCGATCCAAAGCGGCTTTTCCTCTCTTAGCGTCTCTTTGCGCGAAGCCGCCGCCACGCTCGGCGCGGGCAGGTTAAAAACGCTTCTTTTCGTCCTGCTGCCCAATATGAAAAGCTCGCTGCTCGTCGGCGCGGTGCTTAGCTTCGCGCATACGGTGGGCGAATTTGGCGTGGTTATGATGATTGGCGGCAGCAGACCGGGCGTTACCAAAGTGGCGAGCATAGCGATCTACGAGGAGGTCGAGGGGCTAAACTACGCGCTGGCGCACAAATACGCCTTCACGCTCTTTGCGATCACCTTCGCGATGCTTCTTTGCGTCTATATCCTCAACCGCCGATTTGCGCGCGCCAACGTCTTATGA
- a CDS encoding TOBE domain-containing protein gives MNALFGCITGVETDGAISIAKIAAGGLTLSALLVETPESCDYLTIGREVEALFKETEASIAKNLIGDISLRNRHSATIKSLRYGGLLCEIALQSGDNEIRSIITAQSAKRLKLALGDEVEWLVKANEISIRALDERSV, from the coding sequence ATGAACGCTCTTTTCGGCTGTATTACCGGAGTCGAAACCGACGGCGCGATCTCGATTGCCAAGATTGCGGCGGGCGGTCTGACGCTTTCGGCGCTTTTGGTGGAAACGCCGGAAAGTTGCGATTATTTGACGATCGGGCGCGAGGTGGAGGCGCTGTTCAAAGAGACCGAAGCCTCGATCGCCAAAAACCTAATCGGCGATATAAGCCTAAGAAACCGCCATAGCGCAACGATCAAAAGCCTGCGTTACGGCGGTCTTTTATGCGAGATCGCGCTGCAAAGCGGCGATAACGAAATACGATCCATCATCACGGCGCAATCGGCTAAACGGCTGAAACTAGCGCTCGGCGACGAGGTGGAGTGGCTGGTTAAAGCCAATGAAATATCTATAAGAGCGCTAGATGAGCGATCTGTTTGA
- the modA gene encoding molybdate ABC transporter substrate-binding protein, whose protein sequence is MKKLVFAFFSCAALLFSDITVAAAASYKNALTEVVEAYKGGKVETVFAASGKLTQQIGEGAEFDVFMSADLKYPQEIVKNGWASGDVIATVENKLILWSRSIDLKKGLDVLTDKSVKQIAIANPKTAPLGAAAAQALEKAGLYKKIESKIVQGDNISQATTFVESGAAEVGITGYSVVADIIAKGEGKYEYIDSKLYDPLLYGTVIIKSSKKQEEAQKFVAFLKSDAAIKIFDKHGLSVIK, encoded by the coding sequence ATGAAAAAGTTGGTTTTTGCGTTTTTTTCATGCGCGGCGTTGTTGTTTTCGGATATAACGGTAGCGGCGGCGGCAAGCTACAAAAACGCTCTGACGGAGGTGGTTGAAGCCTATAAAGGCGGCAAAGTGGAGACGGTTTTCGCGGCGAGCGGCAAACTGACGCAACAGATCGGCGAAGGCGCGGAGTTTGACGTGTTTATGAGCGCCGATCTTAAATATCCGCAAGAGATCGTCAAAAACGGTTGGGCAAGCGGCGACGTGATCGCGACGGTGGAAAACAAGCTGATCTTGTGGAGCCGCTCGATCGATCTGAAAAAAGGTCTCGACGTTTTGACCGACAAAAGCGTAAAGCAGATCGCGATCGCAAATCCTAAAACCGCTCCTTTGGGCGCGGCGGCGGCGCAGGCGCTGGAAAAAGCGGGTCTGTATAAGAAGATCGAATCGAAAATCGTTCAGGGCGATAACATCTCTCAAGCGACTACCTTTGTGGAAAGCGGCGCGGCGGAGGTCGGCATCACGGGTTATTCGGTCGTGGCGGATATTATCGCTAAGGGCGAGGGCAAATACGAATATATCGATTCCAAGCTCTACGATCCGCTTCTATACGGCACGGTCATTATCAAAAGCAGCAAAAAACAGGAGGAGGCTCAAAAGTTTGTCGCGTTCCTAAAATCCGACGCGGCGATCAAGATTTTTGATAAACACGGACTAAGCGTTATCAAATAA
- a CDS encoding TOBE domain-containing protein → MTVGGKVWLDRDKERLLGENRAALLNAIDAHGSINKAAKALKIGYKTAWDLVDAMNNLAPQTLVERVRGGKGGGGAKLTRAGRSLVRLFELLQAKHSQLLTLLSQNGDDDVSLLRTAQRITMKTSARNQLAGTVSEIKRGAVNAEIKLLARGKTPIIATITNESLDDMGLKTGDEAYALIKASWIVLSRDKPKAISARNSIEGTVETIVEGKVNVEIKLAIEGGNTIAAVITEDAQKELNFQRGDKAWALFKASHVIIGA, encoded by the coding sequence TGCTGAACGCGATCGACGCGCACGGCTCCATCAATAAAGCCGCTAAAGCTCTCAAGATCGGCTATAAAACCGCTTGGGATTTAGTGGACGCGATGAACAATTTGGCTCCGCAGACGCTTGTCGAGCGCGTAAGAGGCGGCAAGGGCGGCGGCGGTGCAAAATTGACGCGGGCGGGGCGCTCGCTCGTAAGGCTTTTTGAGTTGCTTCAAGCCAAACACTCTCAGCTATTAACTCTGCTGTCGCAAAACGGAGACGACGACGTTTCTCTGTTGCGAACGGCGCAAAGGATTACGATGAAAACAAGCGCGAGAAATCAGCTTGCGGGAACGGTGTCCGAAATCAAGAGAGGCGCGGTCAACGCGGAGATCAAGCTGTTAGCTCGCGGCAAGACTCCCATTATCGCGACGATCACGAACGAAAGCCTAGACGATATGGGGCTTAAAACGGGCGACGAAGCCTACGCGCTTATCAAGGCAAGCTGGATTGTGCTTTCCCGCGATAAACCTAAGGCGATCAGCGCGCGCAACTCGATTGAAGGCACGGTAGAAACCATCGTGGAGGGCAAAGTCAACGTGGAGATCAAGTTGGCGATTGAAGGCGGTAACACAATCGCGGCGGTAATCACGGAAGACGCGCAAAAAGAGCTTAATTTTCAGCGCGGCGATAAAGCGTGGGCGCTGTTCAAAGCCTCGCATGTGATTATAGGCGCTTAA